Proteins encoded within one genomic window of Saccharopolyspora pogona:
- a CDS encoding DUF6912 family protein, which translates to MRVYLPATVPMLRRLVEEKQLQPLGGTAFALTPALRESYASGDTEELEYAAMREAARASLRLIAGDLGAGEKVELRRVVISADVEDVNLRPDLDHAVVKVSGPVQWRQLAAVHVDATEAEEAVRAAAEVIDAADLGDPDADFTLGEAEDHELAWYAPQEAPFLLELM; encoded by the coding sequence ATGAGGGTTTACCTGCCCGCCACGGTGCCGATGTTGCGGCGGTTGGTGGAGGAGAAGCAGTTGCAGCCGTTGGGCGGGACAGCGTTCGCGTTGACACCGGCGCTGCGCGAGTCCTACGCCAGCGGCGACACGGAGGAGTTGGAGTACGCGGCGATGCGGGAGGCCGCCCGGGCGTCGCTGCGGTTGATCGCCGGTGACCTGGGCGCGGGCGAGAAGGTGGAGCTCCGGCGGGTGGTGATCTCCGCCGATGTCGAAGACGTGAATCTGCGACCGGACCTGGACCACGCTGTCGTGAAGGTGTCCGGGCCGGTGCAGTGGCGGCAGCTCGCGGCGGTGCACGTGGACGCCACGGAAGCCGAGGAGGCGGTGCGCGCCGCGGCTGAGGTCATCGATGCGGCTGATCTCGGCGACCCGGATGCGGACTTCACCCTCGGCGAGGCCGAGGACCACGAGCTGGCCTGGTACGCGCCTCAGGAAGCGCCTTTCCTACTGGAACTGATGTAG
- the rsgA gene encoding ribosome small subunit-dependent GTPase A, producing MRKRGWRELDESDVRVRPGRGSRPRSKQRPKHADAAAAMVVAVDRGRWTCALEGNPDQLVTAMRARELGRTPVVVGDRVDLVGDISGKPDTLARIVRVADRTSVLRRTADDTDPYERVVVANAEQLVIVTALADPPPRPGFIDRCLVAAYAGGLTPVLCLTKADLADPGEWIDTYSSLDMPITITRLDAEPEELRALLTDRVSALVGHSGVGKSTLVNRLVPAADRATGEVSGVGKGRHTSTSAVALPLPERGGWVVDTPGIRSFGLAHVTADDVIAAFEGFAEAAEECPPNCGHLGGSDDPECHLDTYASDGGNVEQLASLRRLLRSRAGLDEA from the coding sequence ATGCGCAAGCGCGGTTGGCGGGAGCTGGACGAGTCCGATGTGCGGGTGCGTCCCGGACGCGGCAGCCGTCCGCGCAGCAAGCAACGCCCCAAGCATGCCGACGCCGCGGCCGCGATGGTCGTCGCGGTCGACCGCGGGCGGTGGACCTGCGCGTTGGAAGGCAACCCCGACCAGCTGGTCACCGCCATGCGGGCCCGCGAACTCGGCCGCACGCCGGTGGTGGTCGGGGACCGGGTCGACCTGGTCGGCGACATCTCCGGCAAGCCCGACACGCTGGCCCGCATCGTGCGGGTCGCCGACCGCACCAGCGTGCTGCGCCGCACCGCCGACGACACCGACCCCTACGAACGGGTCGTGGTCGCCAACGCCGAACAGCTGGTCATCGTGACCGCGCTGGCCGACCCGCCGCCGCGCCCCGGCTTCATCGACCGCTGCCTGGTCGCCGCCTACGCGGGCGGGCTGACCCCGGTGCTGTGCCTGACCAAGGCCGACCTCGCCGACCCCGGCGAGTGGATCGACACGTACTCCTCGCTGGACATGCCGATCACGATCACCCGGCTGGACGCCGAACCCGAGGAGCTGCGCGCCCTGCTCACCGACCGGGTCTCTGCGCTGGTCGGCCACTCCGGGGTCGGCAAGTCCACATTGGTCAACCGGCTGGTGCCGGCCGCGGACCGGGCGACCGGCGAGGTCAGCGGGGTCGGCAAGGGCCGGCACACCTCCACCTCGGCGGTCGCGCTGCCGCTACCCGAGCGGGGCGGCTGGGTGGTGGACACCCCGGGCATCCGCTCGTTCGGCTTGGCGCACGTCACCGCGGACGACGTGATCGCCGCGTTTGAGGGCTTCGCCGAAGCGGCCGAGGAATGTCCGCCGAACTGCGGTCACCTCGGCGGTTCCGACGATCCGGAGTGCCACCTGGACACCTACGCGTCCGACGGCGGGAACGTAGAACAGCTCGCCTCACTGCGCCGCCTGCTGCGCTCCCGTGCCGGACTCGACGAAGCCTGA